Below is a window of Pseudarthrobacter equi DNA.
GTCCGCCGGGGTCAGCTTGGATTCGATCGCAGCGCGGACTTCCGAGTTGGGGTAGACGCCACGGTCTGCCAGGAGGGTCTCGCCGGCCTTGACGTTGTTGGCCAGGAAGTTGATGAACTTGGCAGTTTCCTCAGGGTGCTTGGTCCGGGAAGATGCGGACCAGAACTGGGATGCCTTGTACCAAAGCCCGGCGTCGGCGGAGGATCCGGTCTTGGAGGGGAACCGCAGGATCTTCAGGTCCGCACCGGATGCCTTTTCAAGGGCGGGTGCCTGGTTGGACCACCAGAATGCCAGCCCGTTCTTGCCCGTGGCCAGGCCGCTCTGGTCCAGCGGTGCTGCCTCGGCCTCAACCACCTCGGATGCCGACGGCACTGCCTTGTTCTTGCTGAGCTCCTTCAGGAATGCCCACCATTCGCTGATGTCGCTTGGCTCGAAGCCGAGCTTGCCGTCGGAGGTGTACAGGGACTTGCCGTTCTGGCGGAGCCAGACACCCAGGGAAGCCTCGTCAGTGCCGTAGGCGGCAGCTCCGTAGGTGCCCTTGGGCGACTTCTCAGTCACCTCGGCGGCGATGCGGCCAAAGTCTTCCCAGGTCCACTTGGAGTCGTCCGGCAGCGGAACACCGGCAGCTTCGAACACCTTGGGGTTGGCCAGGATGGTGGCGGCGTTGATGCCGGCAGGAATGCCGGTCAGTCCGTCGTCGCCCTTGCCGGCGTTGAGGGCGGCTTCGTCCAGCTTGGACGTGTCGATGTCGTACTTGGAGAGGTCCAGCAGCGCGCCGCGGCTGGAGTATTCGGTGATGTACTTTTCGTCCATCTGGATGATGTCCGGTGCGTCGTTGGCGGCAACCTGGGTGGCCAGCTTGTCCCAGTAGCCGCTCCAGTCGCCGAACTCCGGCTTGATCTTGATCTTGGGGTTCTCTGCTTCGAACTGCTTGATGGCTTCCTGAGTCAGCTGGGCGCGCTTGTCGCCGCCCCACCAGGAGAACCGGAGCTCGACCGTTCCGTCGGCACTCTGCGGGGCGGATCCCCCGCCGCAGGCGCTGAGGGCCATGACGACGGCGGCTGCCGCTGCGACGGCGCCCGTCTTGCGGAAAC
It encodes the following:
- a CDS encoding ABC transporter substrate-binding protein, with translation MPLFPRPAAARQPAETPSSRPARRFRKTGAVAAAAAVVMALSACGGGSAPQSADGTVELRFSWWGGDKRAQLTQEAIKQFEAENPKIKIKPEFGDWSGYWDKLATQVAANDAPDIIQMDEKYITEYSSRGALLDLSKYDIDTSKLDEAALNAGKGDDGLTGIPAGINAATILANPKVFEAAGVPLPDDSKWTWEDFGRIAAEVTEKSPKGTYGAAAYGTDEASLGVWLRQNGKSLYTSDGKLGFEPSDISEWWAFLKELSKNKAVPSASEVVEAEAAPLDQSGLATGKNGLAFWWSNQAPALEKASGADLKILRFPSKTGSSADAGLWYKASQFWSASSRTKHPEETAKFINFLANNVKAGETLLADRGVYPNSEVRAAIESKLTPADVKVVKFIDQIKDELGEAPAPPPKGAGAIQEIIKRYTSEVLFERLSTDEAGKKAVDEMKSAISS